In Monodelphis domestica isolate mMonDom1 chromosome 4, mMonDom1.pri, whole genome shotgun sequence, one DNA window encodes the following:
- the LOC103100156 gene encoding keratin-associated protein 11-1: MPYNCSSRNYLPRMRGDQCTVPGVSAGARETECQNGIYLPSSFQGSSWLLDHCRETCCEPTSCQPSCYPSITCTSGPSQVASCQQTTCIASRPLQTNILRPCNFVSSSCQPLGGVSSVYQPTCSITRTYERPCMTSCRPTC, from the coding sequence ATGCCGTACAACTGCTCCTCCAGAAACTACTTACCTAGGATGCGTGGGGATCAATGCACCGTTCCCGGTGTCTCTGCTGGGGCAAGGGAGACAGAGTGTCAGAATGGCATCTACTTACCCAGTTCTTTCCAAGGGAGTTCTTGGCTCCTGGATCATTGTCGTGAAACCTGCTGTGAGCCCACTAGCTGCCAGCCAAGTTGCTATCCAAGTATTACCTGCACTTCTGGTCCCAGCCAAGTAGCCTCCTGCCAACAAACAACTTGCATTGCCTCCAGGCCCTTACAGACCAACATCCTCCGGCCATGCAACTTTGTCTCCAGTAGCTGCCAACCACTTGGTGGGGTCTCCAGTGTCTACCAGCCAACCTGCAGCATCACCAGGACATATGAACGGCCTTGTATGACCAGCTGTCGCCCAACTTGCTGA